A stretch of Alkalicella caledoniensis DNA encodes these proteins:
- a CDS encoding cytochrome c biogenesis CcdA family protein — translation MSGFMNLLEGLIMGNSLLVYIIVFLIGFISSLNPHMLGMVPIYLGTTIESEQGKKKWSGLFLFALSFSIILTALGMIVSTVGMSLHSIMTISYTFAGIIYLYLGLRLLGLRISKFIPFKIVVLYTKKKKSGKRILSNIFLPLIFTPCSLPFIISVLTLAMMRGSIIYGGLILLVFGLGHSLIFILFGAFSNSIVKIYEKIQHGNFINKLLGALLVILGVVFLLLNQSPEIHNHH, via the coding sequence GTGAGCGGATTTATGAACCTTTTAGAGGGATTAATTATGGGAAATTCATTATTAGTATATATAATAGTATTCTTGATTGGATTTATTTCATCATTAAACCCCCATATGCTAGGGATGGTACCTATTTATCTAGGTACTACAATTGAAAGTGAGCAGGGGAAGAAGAAGTGGAGCGGTTTATTCCTTTTTGCATTGAGCTTTTCCATTATTTTAACAGCACTTGGGATGATTGTATCCACTGTGGGCATGTCTTTACACTCAATTATGACTATTAGTTATACCTTTGCAGGGATAATATACCTTTACTTGGGTTTAAGGCTCCTTGGGCTTCGCATCAGTAAATTTATACCCTTTAAAATCGTTGTGCTTTATACAAAGAAAAAGAAATCGGGAAAGAGAATTTTAAGTAATATCTTTTTGCCATTAATATTTACACCATGTAGTCTACCCTTTATTATTTCAGTATTAACATTGGCAATGATGAGGGGGAGTATTATATACGGAGGATTGATATTACTGGTTTTTGGTCTGGGTCATAGCTTAATATTCATTTTGTTTGGTGCTTTCTCAAATTCAATAGTAAAAATATACGAAAAGATCCAGCACGGAAACTTTATTAATAAACTACTGGGTGCGTTACTTGTTATACTGGGTGTAGTTTTCCTACTTCTAAATCAGAGTCCAGAAATACATAACCATCATTAA
- a CDS encoding response regulator transcription factor, producing MNILVVDDETEIVNVLKAYLGKEGYTVFTAFDGVEAIEIITNNKIDFIVLDLMLPSLSGEEVCKEIRDTSNVPILMLTAKVEEYERIHGLDIGADDYMTKPFSPKELVARVKAILRRTRVENRSNSMVFEKNHLSIDLDKKEVKKRGLLVELTNTEYKLLLLLSQNQGRVFSRDELVLKVLGYDYEGYDRTIDTHIKNIRHKIEEKDVKYIFTVYGVGYKFVGEKDVK from the coding sequence ATAAATATATTGGTTGTTGATGATGAAACTGAAATAGTAAATGTGTTAAAGGCTTACCTAGGTAAGGAAGGGTATACAGTCTTTACTGCTTTTGATGGAGTAGAAGCAATAGAAATCATTACTAATAATAAAATTGATTTTATTGTTCTCGATTTAATGCTACCAAGCTTGAGTGGGGAAGAGGTATGTAAGGAAATTCGAGATACTTCAAATGTTCCAATACTTATGCTAACTGCAAAGGTGGAAGAATACGAGCGAATACATGGTTTGGATATTGGGGCTGATGACTACATGACAAAACCTTTTAGCCCTAAGGAACTTGTGGCTCGGGTAAAAGCCATACTTAGGAGGACGAGGGTGGAGAATAGAAGTAATTCCATGGTTTTCGAAAAAAACCACTTATCCATAGATCTAGATAAAAAAGAAGTTAAAAAAAGAGGCTTATTAGTAGAGTTAACCAATACAGAATACAAACTATTACTACTACTTTCTCAAAATCAAGGGAGAGTATTCAGTAGAGACGAGTTGGTCCTAAAGGTTCTAGGGTATGACTATGAGGGATATGACAGAACAATAGATACACATATAAAAAATATACGGCACAAAATTGAAGAAAAAGATGTAAAGTATATTTTTACTGTATATGGTGTTGGTTACAAGTTTGTTGGTGAAAAAGATGTTAAATAA
- a CDS encoding sensor histidine kinase yields the protein MVLVTSLLVKKMLNKLRSRVILLVLGGAIFSIILVSIITNINLLGEFDTYMRNEHQDRLNNLIQVVEQSYTLNNGWTDDALKSVSSSPDIINFDIEIRDIYQNTIFTHFMESTIIKMHNDMMQRIGHGMMGRRQSEALDNRLRDDNYFVEGYDLIVDNKLVGTIIVGQLGPFIATEREVQFTRGINYSIFYSAVISILIAVIFGVHSSKVFSTPIIKITEAANKIREGNLGTHVEIDNSIDELKELSQSINHLSTSLANQENLRKRLTSDISHELRTPLTILQSHIEALSDGIWEPTPEKLDICKKEVVRLINLVEELRHLNEIENHDLVLNTQNFSLSDEILEITNSFEHSFKQENISLRVRIEDNIVYNGDRNKIRQVIINLLSNSMKFTNTEGLVNVNLVKANNNIKVIIEDTGIGIDENELPFIFERFYRTDQSRSRKTGGTGIGLSIAKTLVDAHGGKITVESEKGKGTRFIITLPIDPQI from the coding sequence ATGGTGTTGGTTACAAGTTTGTTGGTGAAAAAGATGTTAAATAAGCTGCGGTCTAGGGTAATACTTTTGGTATTGGGAGGAGCTATTTTTTCCATAATCTTAGTTAGCATTATTACTAACATCAATCTGCTAGGGGAATTTGACACATACATGAGAAATGAGCACCAGGATAGATTGAATAACCTAATTCAAGTAGTGGAACAGTCCTACACCCTAAACAATGGGTGGACCGATGATGCCCTTAAGAGTGTTAGTTCATCCCCTGATATTATTAACTTTGATATAGAGATAAGGGATATATACCAAAACACAATTTTTACACACTTTATGGAGAGTACCATAATTAAAATGCATAATGATATGATGCAAAGGATAGGGCATGGGATGATGGGAAGAAGGCAGTCTGAAGCTTTGGATAACCGGCTTAGAGATGATAATTACTTTGTTGAAGGTTATGACCTGATAGTTGATAATAAGTTAGTGGGCACAATCATAGTTGGTCAGTTAGGTCCTTTTATTGCCACAGAAAGAGAGGTTCAATTTACTCGAGGTATTAACTACTCCATTTTTTATAGTGCAGTTATATCTATTTTAATAGCGGTTATATTTGGTGTTCACTCTTCTAAAGTATTCTCAACACCTATTATTAAGATAACTGAAGCAGCAAATAAAATAAGGGAAGGTAATTTAGGTACTCATGTGGAGATAGATAACTCAATTGATGAACTTAAAGAGTTGTCACAATCAATTAATCATTTATCTACATCTCTTGCGAATCAAGAAAATTTACGTAAGAGACTAACTTCAGACATATCCCATGAATTGCGCACACCTTTGACAATATTGCAAAGTCACATAGAAGCACTAAGTGACGGAATATGGGAGCCTACACCGGAAAAATTAGATATATGCAAAAAAGAAGTTGTACGGCTTATTAACCTTGTGGAAGAATTAAGGCATCTGAATGAAATTGAGAACCATGATCTTGTCCTAAATACGCAAAATTTCTCATTGTCGGATGAAATATTAGAGATAACCAATAGCTTTGAGCATAGCTTTAAACAGGAAAATATAAGTCTCAGAGTAAGAATTGAAGATAATATAGTGTACAATGGGGACAGGAATAAAATCAGGCAAGTAATCATTAACCTACTCTCAAATTCAATGAAATTTACAAATACAGAAGGTCTAGTAAATGTTAACTTGGTCAAGGCAAACAATAATATCAAAGTAATTATTGAAGACACAGGTATTGGCATTGATGAAAATGAGTTACCATTTATATTTGAGAGATTTTATAGAACTGATCAATCCCGCAGTAGGAAAACTGGTGGGACAGGGATTGGACTTTCCATAGCAAAAACTCTAGTTGACGCCCATGGTGGAAAAATAACCGTTGAAAGTGAAAAGGGTAAGGGGACAAGATTTATTATAACTTTGCCTATAGATCCACAAATATAA
- the lgt gene encoding prolipoprotein diacylglyceryl transferase, with the protein MKLLFNIGGIGIHLFGITMALGIVAGLYIVVREVKRKGLELEKTFDLAFYTIIVGVVGARLNYILAFNPSFYFNNPKEIFMIQNGGLSIQGALIAGIVFAIWYMKRNGMPVWKTADAFAPGIILGQGIGRVGCDVFGIPMTGQWFWGINIGGQLLHPAQMYEAILNYILFLILWSKRKNTRYNGQLFVMYFIGFSMNRFIVEFFRENPLVIGRLSVAHVYSLIFIAVAILLDRFLQNLSQKTQTSVANDTTQEKKKIEQNKEFLLSIITIGILTILSLFIYYNVHL; encoded by the coding sequence ATGAAACTATTATTTAATATTGGTGGTATAGGTATACATTTGTTTGGTATAACAATGGCATTAGGAATTGTAGCAGGGCTTTATATAGTTGTTAGGGAGGTTAAAAGAAAAGGTTTGGAACTTGAGAAGACATTTGATTTGGCCTTTTATACAATTATCGTTGGAGTAGTAGGGGCAAGGCTCAATTATATATTGGCTTTTAATCCAAGCTTTTACTTTAATAACCCTAAAGAGATATTTATGATCCAAAATGGTGGTTTATCTATACAGGGGGCACTGATTGCAGGAATTGTTTTTGCAATTTGGTATATGAAAAGAAATGGCATGCCTGTTTGGAAAACAGCAGATGCATTTGCTCCTGGAATAATATTAGGTCAGGGTATTGGTAGGGTAGGTTGCGATGTATTTGGTATCCCCATGACTGGGCAGTGGTTTTGGGGGATTAATATTGGAGGGCAACTGTTGCATCCCGCACAGATGTATGAGGCCATCTTAAATTATATTTTGTTTTTAATACTATGGAGCAAAAGAAAAAACACTAGGTATAATGGTCAGTTATTTGTCATGTACTTCATTGGTTTTTCCATGAACAGGTTTATAGTTGAGTTTTTTAGGGAGAATCCTTTAGTTATTGGGAGGCTGTCCGTTGCTCATGTGTATAGCCTAATATTTATAGCTGTAGCGATTTTACTAGATAGGTTCTTACAAAATTTGAGCCAAAAGACTCAGACAAGTGTAGCAAATGACACAACTCAAGAAAAGAAGAAGATTGAGCAGAATAAAGAATTTTTACTGAGTATAATAACTATAGGAATACTGACTATTCTATCTCTATTTATCTACTATAATGTGCATTTGTAA